A single region of the Salipaludibacillus sp. LMS25 genome encodes:
- a CDS encoding HD domain-containing protein: MKRVTLKDIYSHPIAQKYVTRSGLAHAISTAQYAFNFAIEQNVNPDLAVKAAFLHDIGHYTWYRNGQWDYSLYKENDIHAIKGAERAHKLLIRLDENPVSAKKIALAILLHTDSYLPDVGIRREPLQEVVALADEADEEPGGTHHYRTISSEDAEHAINELDDAIFNYLKTQKKNQPASLQLLI; the protein is encoded by the coding sequence ATGAAACGAGTGACATTAAAAGACATTTATTCACACCCAATCGCTCAAAAATATGTGACACGATCCGGCCTTGCCCATGCTATCTCCACTGCTCAGTATGCTTTTAACTTTGCAATAGAGCAGAATGTCAACCCTGACTTAGCCGTTAAAGCAGCTTTTTTACATGACATCGGCCACTACACATGGTATCGCAATGGCCAATGGGATTATTCGTTATACAAAGAAAATGATATTCATGCCATTAAAGGAGCAGAAAGAGCACATAAATTACTTATTAGATTAGATGAAAACCCAGTCTCTGCTAAAAAAATTGCTTTAGCCATATTACTACACACTGATTCTTATTTACCTGATGTTGGTATTAGACGCGAGCCATTGCAGGAAGTCGTCGCTCTCGCTGACGAAGCTGATGAAGAGCCAGGTGGTACCCATCATTACCGCACGATCAGTAGTGAAGATGCCGAGCATGCCATTAATGAGCTTGATGATGCCATTTTCAATTATTTAAAAACGCAGAAAAAAAACCAACCTGCTTCCTTGCAGTTACTAATTTAA